The Nocardia arthritidis genome has a window encoding:
- the acs gene encoding acetate--CoA ligase: MTTDATADNRDVYPPTPEFAAAANAEAAVYQRAAADRDAFWAEQAGRLHWHQPWSRVLDWSGAPVARWFVDGKLNVAYNCVDRHVLDGHGDQVAIHWEGEPGDSRDITYTQLLEEVSRAANYLTELGLHAGDRVAIYMPMVPEAIVAMLACARLGLTHSVVFAGFSPTALRQRVDDAQARLVITTDGQWRRGTPAPLKAAVDEALSGGTHSVEHVLVVRRTGIEVPWTEGRDVWWHDTVAHASPSHEVEAFDAEHPLFILYTSGTTGKPKGILHTSGGYLTQAAYTHHYVFDHKAGQDVYWCTADIGWVTGHSYIVYGPLANRVTEVVYEGTPNFPDEHRHWQIIEKYGVSIYYTAPTLVRTFMKWGREIPAAHDLSSLRVLGSVGEPINPEAWRWYREVIGGNRTPIVDTWWQTETGAIMISPLPGVTAAKPGAAMTPLPGISAQVVDEEGKPVQLGETEANGYLVLDQPWPSMLRGIWGDMDRYRSTYWERYAEQGWYFAGDGARLDAQGDLWVLGRVDDVMNVSGHRISTAEVESALVGHTGVAEAAVVGASDPTTGQGIVAFVILTAETTNTGTALIDELKAQVSRDISPIAKPREIHIVPELPKTRSGKIMRRLLRDVAEGRELGDTSTLVDPNVFEAIRASRA; the protein is encoded by the coding sequence GCGGGCCGGTTGCATTGGCATCAGCCGTGGTCGCGGGTGCTGGACTGGTCCGGGGCGCCGGTGGCGCGGTGGTTCGTCGACGGCAAGCTCAACGTCGCCTACAACTGTGTGGACCGGCACGTGCTCGACGGGCACGGCGATCAGGTCGCCATCCACTGGGAGGGCGAACCCGGCGATTCCCGCGACATCACCTACACCCAACTGCTGGAAGAGGTTTCGCGGGCGGCGAACTACCTGACCGAACTCGGCCTGCACGCCGGTGACCGGGTCGCGATCTACATGCCGATGGTGCCCGAGGCGATCGTGGCGATGCTGGCCTGCGCCCGGCTGGGCTTGACCCATTCGGTGGTCTTCGCCGGGTTCTCCCCCACCGCCCTGCGTCAACGCGTCGACGACGCCCAGGCCCGCCTGGTCATCACCACCGACGGCCAATGGCGACGCGGCACCCCCGCACCACTGAAAGCCGCGGTGGACGAGGCACTTTCGGGCGGCACGCACAGCGTCGAGCATGTGCTCGTGGTGCGGCGCACCGGTATCGAGGTGCCGTGGACCGAGGGCCGCGACGTGTGGTGGCACGACACCGTCGCGCATGCCTCCCCTTCCCATGAGGTGGAAGCCTTCGATGCCGAGCATCCGCTGTTCATTCTCTACACTTCTGGGACCACCGGTAAGCCGAAGGGCATCCTGCACACTTCGGGTGGTTACCTGACCCAGGCCGCTTACACCCATCACTACGTCTTCGATCACAAAGCGGGACAAGATGTTTACTGGTGCACCGCCGATATCGGCTGGGTCACCGGGCACAGCTATATCGTCTACGGACCGCTGGCCAACCGGGTCACCGAGGTGGTCTACGAGGGCACCCCGAACTTCCCCGACGAGCATCGGCACTGGCAGATCATCGAAAAGTACGGTGTCTCAATCTATTACACCGCGCCGACGCTGGTCCGGACATTCATGAAGTGGGGCAGGGAGATTCCCGCCGCGCACGATCTGTCCTCGCTGCGGGTGCTCGGCTCGGTGGGTGAGCCGATCAACCCGGAGGCCTGGCGCTGGTACCGGGAGGTGATCGGCGGCAACCGAACCCCGATCGTGGACACCTGGTGGCAGACCGAGACCGGCGCGATCATGATCTCCCCGCTGCCCGGTGTCACCGCCGCCAAACCCGGCGCGGCGATGACACCGCTGCCCGGCATCTCGGCGCAGGTCGTCGATGAGGAGGGCAAGCCGGTGCAACTCGGCGAGACCGAGGCCAACGGCTACCTGGTGCTCGACCAGCCGTGGCCGTCGATGCTGCGCGGCATCTGGGGCGATATGGACCGCTACCGGTCCACCTACTGGGAGCGCTACGCCGAACAGGGCTGGTATTTCGCCGGTGACGGCGCGCGGCTGGACGCACAGGGCGATCTGTGGGTGCTGGGCCGGGTGGACGACGTGATGAACGTATCCGGCCACCGCATCTCCACCGCCGAGGTCGAATCCGCACTCGTCGGACACACCGGCGTCGCCGAAGCCGCCGTCGTCGGCGCCAGCGACCCCACCACCGGACAGGGCATCGTCGCCTTCGTCATCCTCACCGCCGAAACCACCAACACCGGCACCGCACTCATCGACGAACTCAAAGCACAGGTCTCCCGCGACATCAGCCCCATCGCCAAACCCCGCGAAATCCACATCGTCCCCGAACTCCCCAAAACCCGCAGCGGCAAAATCATGCGCCGCCTGCTGCGCGACGTCGCCGAAGGACGCGAACTCGGCGACACCTCAACCCTGGTGGACCCCAACGTCTTCGAGGCGATCCGGGCCAGTCGCGCCTGA